The Cellulosimicrobium sp. ES-005 genome segment GCCCACGACCAGCGACGAGAGCGCGCACGGCAGCCTGACGGGCGGCTAGAACCGGCCGAAGAACGCCCGCAGCTCGTGGGCGTAGACCTCGGGCTGCTCGAACGGGGCGAAGTGCCCGCCGCGCGACGGCTCGGTCGCGTACACGGTGTGCGCGACGCGGTCGAGCCACGCACGCGGGGGCCGGACGACGTCGCCCGCGAACACGGAGAACCCGGACGGCACGTCGACGTAGCGGGCGAGCTGCTCGCGGGGGATCGCGGCGTTCGCCCGGTAGGCGCGGACGCCGGACCCGACGTTCGCGACCGCCCAGTGCTCGGTGAGGAGGTCGAGGACCTCGTCCCGCGTGTACACCGACTCGAGGTCGCCCCCGCAGTCGCTCCACGACCGCAGCTTCTCGACGACCCACGCCGCGAGACCGGCGGGGGAGTCGGTGAGGCCGACCGCGAGCGACTGCGGCTTGGTGGCCTGCACGGCGGCGTAGCCGCCCTCGGCCGTGCGCCACCGCGCGCTCTCCTCCAGCCAGTCGCGCTCCTGGGGCGTGAGGGACGCGGGGTCGCCCGTGAACACGGGCAGCCCAGCGTCGGTGCGGTGCACCGCGATCACCCGGTCGGGGAAGTCGAGCGCGAGGAACCGGGCGACGTGGCTGCCCATGTCTCCGCCCGCGACGAGGAACCGGTCGTAGCCGAGGGCGGTCATGAGCTCCGCCCACAGGGCGGCGACCGTGCGGTTGTCCGGGGTTGGGCCGGAGGGGACGTCGGAGAACCCGAAGCCGGGCATGTCGGGGACGACGAGGTCGAAGGTGCGTCGACCCGCCTCACCCGGGGCCGCGGGGTCGCCCGGGTCGGTCAGGAGCGGCACGACCTTGCGGTACCGCCACGCCGAGTCGGGCCAGCCGTGCGCGAGCAGGAGCGGGAGCGGGGACGGGTCGCCAGGACGCGGGCTCGCGAGCGCGTGGAGGAGGTGGACGCGGGTGCCGTCGATCGAGGCGCGCCGGCTCGGGAGCGCGGAGAGCCGTGCCTGGTGCGCGGCGAAGTCGAAGCCGTCGGCCCAGTACGCGACGAGGTCGCGCAGGTACGCGACGTCGGTGCCGGCGTCCCACCCGAGCCCGTCCGGGGCGTCGACCCACCGGGTCGCGCGGAGGCGGGACCGGAGGTCCGCGACCACCGCCTCGGAGATCCGCGGGGTGTAGTCCTCCAGGTCGGTCACGAGGTGCGCCATGCGACCGAGGTTAGCCGGGCCCGGAGCGCGGGAGCGTCGTTCGCGCGATCTGCGTGATGCCCTGCCCGTGGTGGCGGCCCTACGGTCGAGAGCGCCGTCCGTGAGGTCCTGGACAGACAGGAGAAGTCGATGAGTGACGAGCCCCGCCGTACGGTCGTCGGACCGCC includes the following:
- a CDS encoding epoxide hydrolase family protein, with amino-acid sequence MAHLVTDLEDYTPRISEAVVADLRSRLRATRWVDAPDGLGWDAGTDVAYLRDLVAYWADGFDFAAHQARLSALPSRRASIDGTRVHLLHALASPRPGDPSPLPLLLAHGWPDSAWRYRKVVPLLTDPGDPAAPGEAGRRTFDLVVPDMPGFGFSDVPSGPTPDNRTVAALWAELMTALGYDRFLVAGGDMGSHVARFLALDFPDRVIAVHRTDAGLPVFTGDPASLTPQERDWLEESARWRTAEGGYAAVQATKPQSLAVGLTDSPAGLAAWVVEKLRSWSDCGGDLESVYTRDEVLDLLTEHWAVANVGSGVRAYRANAAIPREQLARYVDVPSGFSVFAGDVVRPPRAWLDRVAHTVYATEPSRGGHFAPFEQPEVYAHELRAFFGRF